From a single Campylobacter concisus genomic region:
- the secG gene encoding preprotein translocase subunit SecG: MSLIFLILQFALAVIITIAVLLQKSSSIGLGAYSGSNESLFGAKGPAGFLAKFTFIVGILFILNTLALGYFYNKDLKRSIVDSVDSKSLVIPKSNDVPSAPSAPQTPAK; the protein is encoded by the coding sequence GTGAGTTTAATATTTTTGATCTTACAGTTTGCTCTAGCTGTCATCATAACTATCGCTGTTTTACTTCAAAAAAGCTCATCTATCGGACTTGGGGCATATAGCGGAAGTAACGAGAGTCTTTTTGGAGCAAAAGGACCAGCTGGATTTTTAGCTAAATTTACTTTTATCGTAGGTATTTTATTTATCTTAAATACACTTGCACTTGGATACTTCTACAATAAAGATCTAAAACGCTCTATCGTTGATAGCGTCGATAGTAAATCTCTAGTCATACCAAAGTCAAACGACGTACCATCAGCTCCTAGTGCACCACAGACTCCAGCAAAATAA